TTCTAGTAACTATAAAAGGCCTAGAGCTCGTATAACATCTATTGCTTTGTGTACACAAAGTTCAAAAAACCGGGTAAGTTTTCTCCCCTATTTTCAGTTAAGGTATCCCCGCTTAAGGTAAAGTCTTGAAAATCCGAAGAATTTAATGATAAGGTATTTCCTGTATTACTCCAATTGCCAGAAAACGAAAGTGTATTACCACAATCAATAATATAAAGCTCTCCAGTTACCGGAGTTACGCTCACATCAGTAATTCTTGCCGTCCAAGTATTGTTACTGTTAATTGTCAAAAGCCCCGATAAACAAGGTAGTTCATCAATCAAGTTGGTTGAAGAAGTTCCGTCCTCATTTACGTCCTGTGCAAGATTGATGTTCACCGCTGTCAAATCCCAAGCTCCTATGGCTAAAAATGATTCCGGAACAACAGGAGTTCCCCCGTCATCGGATGAACATGAAAATAAAACCATTAGGATTATAAATAAGGTACTCCATTTTTGAACAGCCATTTTTACAAATTTTTTAGTAAGATTATAATTTTTTGATAAGATAAAAAAATATGGAAAGTTAATTTAGACTAAAAGAAGATGAAGCAATCGGCAGTGCATCTTATATTCAAACAAAAGTAAAGGGCGCATCACGCACTTTAATCATTACATTTTTTTATCTTAATCGGCCAAACGATAATAATGAATAATTACATTTTTGAATTTATAGGTACCGCTATGCTTATTCTTATAGGTAACGGTATTGTTGCTAATTTGGTTTTAAAGGAAACAAAAGGTTCCGACCTTGGATGGGTAGGGATATCCTTAGGATGGGGTATTGCCGTATTTATAGGTGTTTTTATAGCTGCGGACGTCAGCGGGGCACATCTAAATCCGGCCGTCACCATAGGCTTGGCCACCGCAGGAAAATTCACATGGACAATGGTCCCTGGGTATATTTTAGCTCAAACTCTAGGAGCCATGATGGGTAACATCTTGGTTTGGTTGGCTTACAAGAAACAGTATGAGGCCACTGAAGACCCTAATGCTATATTGGCAACGTTTTCCACGGCGCCTGCGGTCAGAAGTCCGTTTTGGAATCTAATCACAGAGGCCATTGGCACATTTGCCCTAGTATTTGGGGTCTTTTACATAGCAGGAGGTGCTGTCGGCGAAGAAACCATATCCTTAGGCTCCTTAGATGCTTTGCCCGTAGCCTTCTTGGTCATGGGAATAGGTTTTGGAATTGGTGGACCAACGGGGTATGCTATAAATCCTGCCAGAGATTTTGGACCACGTTTACTACATTCCCTGCTACCTCTGAGAAACAAGGGAACAAGTGATTGGAACTATGCTTGGGTTCCTATAATAGGTCCTATATTAGGTGCTTTATTAGCAGCTGGAATCTTTTTATTGATAGGTTGAACAAAATAAAACTTAATTCATGAAAACTTTTTTATCCTTAATGATCACTATTTTTATGGCCTCCAGCATTTATGCACAAAATATTATACCTATTCCACATGAAACTTCAGAAAATATCACTTGGGTGGGTGAAGAAAAAGAATACTTTTCGGACATCTGGCAAACCCCAGTGGTGACCAATGTATCAGTCCCGACCATGGAATTGTTTCAACCAGAAAACCCGAACGGTGTAAGTGTTATTATTGCTCCGGGAGGCGGGTTGTACGCATTGAGTATTGAAAGTGAGGGTACAGCCGTAGCCAAATGGCTGAACAAGAAGGGAATTACCGCGTTTGTGCTTAAATACCGATTAGTCCCCACAGGCGAGGATGGTGTCAAAGAAATTTCGGAAGAAGGTGCTACAAATCCACAAAGAATCGGAGAGCGGGTAGCGCCCGTTATGCCACTATCCATAGCAGATGGCCTTTCTGCAATTGCCTACGTGAGGTCAAATGCATCCTCTCTTAAGCTAGACCCGAATAAAATAGGTTTTATGGGTTTTTCTGCGGGCGGCGCAGTGACCATGGGTGTTACTTATAATTATGGAGAAGCTAACCGTCCGGATTTTATTGTTCCAGTGTATCCTTGGACAACCGTTTTACCCGTACAGCCCGCCCCAAAGAATGCGCCACCAATGCTCGTCATATGTGCCTCTGACGACCCACTAGGATTAGCAAGCGGAAGCGTTGAGTTGTATTCCTCTTGGCTTAAGATTCAAAAACCAGTAGGCCTACATATGTATGCTAAAGGCGGACATGGATTTGGCATGAAAAAACAAGGTTTACCCTCTGATGATTGGATACAGTTATTCTACGATTGGGCAGTAGCGGAAAATATCGTAACACCTTCTAAATAATTTACCCTCATGTTCCTTTAAATGACATTTGTCGAAAATGATTTGATAAAACTTTTAAGGCATCTTTATTTATACTTTTAACACCCTTTGATGAAAAAACTTCTGATACTT
This genomic window from Maribacter sp. MJ134 contains:
- a CDS encoding alpha/beta hydrolase, with protein sequence MKTFLSLMITIFMASSIYAQNIIPIPHETSENITWVGEEKEYFSDIWQTPVVTNVSVPTMELFQPENPNGVSVIIAPGGGLYALSIESEGTAVAKWLNKKGITAFVLKYRLVPTGEDGVKEISEEGATNPQRIGERVAPVMPLSIADGLSAIAYVRSNASSLKLDPNKIGFMGFSAGGAVTMGVTYNYGEANRPDFIVPVYPWTTVLPVQPAPKNAPPMLVICASDDPLGLASGSVELYSSWLKIQKPVGLHMYAKGGHGFGMKKQGLPSDDWIQLFYDWAVAENIVTPSK
- a CDS encoding MIP/aquaporin family protein, with translation MNNYIFEFIGTAMLILIGNGIVANLVLKETKGSDLGWVGISLGWGIAVFIGVFIAADVSGAHLNPAVTIGLATAGKFTWTMVPGYILAQTLGAMMGNILVWLAYKKQYEATEDPNAILATFSTAPAVRSPFWNLITEAIGTFALVFGVFYIAGGAVGEETISLGSLDALPVAFLVMGIGFGIGGPTGYAINPARDFGPRLLHSLLPLRNKGTSDWNYAWVPIIGPILGALLAAGIFLLIG